In Solanum pennellii chromosome 7, SPENNV200, the following are encoded in one genomic region:
- the LOC107025884 gene encoding uncharacterized protein LOC107025884 yields the protein MAMLQWFPLLCIFFISASAAKVQTKVTDNPADELVAALNSNRTANKLSSLYSNPGLACLALQYIKAYGGDCKVVGGPDGKKPAESEFAQEFAPNCGVQASSLAQITGRFLACQSKYAEPSEAFNDILIRNTKSLDILYSKNHTEVGAAVSGSGGGGPYFWCVLFSNGKPKSSFSTGGVEPKISRPGCFSGSNDQCSGANTLSQTIYLWTINVGASVALLYALGV from the exons ATGGCAATGCTTCAATGGTTTCCTCTTCTTTGCATTTTCTTCATCTCAGCTTCTGCTGCTAAAGTTCAAA CCAAGGTAactgataatcctgctgatgAGCTGGTAGCTGCCCTTAATAGTAACAGAACTGCGAATAAATTATCCTCCTTATACAGTAACCCTGGCTTGGCATGCTTGGCTCTGCAATATATAAAAGCATACGGAGGTGATTGTAAAGTAGTTGGAGGGCCAGATGGAAAGAAACCTGCTGAATCTGAATTCGCCCAAGAATTTGCCCCTAACTGTGGTGTGCAGGCATCATCGCTTGCTCAAATAACTGGAAGATTTCTCGCATGTCAATCTAAGTATGCCGAACCTTCTGAAGCATTCAATGATATTCTTATAAGAAATACCAAAAGTTTGGATATTCTCTATAGCAAGAATCACACTGAGGTTGGTGCTGCAGTGAGTGGCTCCGGTGGTGGTGGCCCCTATTTCTGGTGTGTACTCTTCAGTAATGGCAAACCAAAGAGTAGCTTTTCCACAGGTGGAGTAGAGCCTAAGATAAGTAGACCTGGATGCTTCAGTGGTTCTAATGACCAATGCAGTGGTGctaatactttgtctcaaaCCATATATCTCTGGACAATCAATGTAGGAGCTTCCGTTGCACTGCTTTATGCCTTAGGAGTATAA